One segment of Fimbriimonadales bacterium DNA contains the following:
- the yaaA gene encoding S4 domain-containing protein YaaA has translation MRIPIEGEFIELGQLLKKLHFVSSGGQAKIFLEKNRVTVNGEREQRRGRKLRPGDVVRVEGFAEVLEIAGKE, from the coding sequence ATGCGAATTCCTATCGAGGGTGAGTTTATCGAATTAGGACAACTTCTCAAGAAACTTCATTTCGTCTCTTCGGGTGGTCAAGCGAAAATCTTCCTCGAAAAGAATCGAGTTACCGTGAATGGCGAGAGAGAGCAACGGAGGGGAAGAAAATTGCGCCCGGGAGACGTCGTTCGCGTCGAAGGGTTTGCTGAAGTGTTGGAAATCGCGGGAAAAGAATAA
- a CDS encoding type IV pilus twitching motility protein PilT, translated as MSNIELGYELPGLVEHVIEEEERVGRPKPVDDLHIDELLNITVEKNASDLHVCPDSEPIIRVDGQLIRLNYEKLSPADTHRMLYAILSDDKIERFETTLELDFSYSLPKRARFRVNYYKDKGAIAGAFRLIPNRIPTIRELNLPPILEELCKKPRGLILCTGPTGHGKSTTLAAMVNQINRSKAVHIITIEDPIEYLHTHNLSVINQRELGQDTKSFAGALRACLREDPDVILVGEMRDVETIALAITAAETGHLVFATLHTNNSAESIDRIIDVFPPGQQEQIRIQLANNLQAVISQQLLPRAGSPGRIPAVEVMICTPAIRNLIRENKTHQIPSMIQTSAAVGMQSMDQNLRDLYLKGFITYEDAISRAINPDEFKKMVQTPQTVTVGAGQTPGRLR; from the coding sequence ATGTCTAACATAGAATTAGGTTACGAATTACCAGGTCTTGTCGAGCATGTCATCGAAGAAGAGGAACGAGTCGGTCGTCCGAAACCCGTAGACGATCTCCATATCGATGAACTCCTCAACATTACAGTAGAAAAAAATGCTTCCGACCTTCACGTCTGTCCGGACTCTGAGCCGATTATTCGTGTGGATGGACAACTAATTCGTTTGAATTACGAAAAATTATCTCCCGCGGATACCCATCGAATGCTTTATGCGATTTTGTCAGATGACAAGATCGAGCGTTTCGAAACCACTTTAGAGTTGGACTTTTCTTATTCCTTACCGAAGCGCGCTCGATTTCGTGTGAACTATTACAAGGACAAAGGGGCGATTGCCGGTGCTTTTCGATTGATTCCGAACCGAATTCCTACGATTCGTGAATTGAACTTGCCACCCATCCTCGAGGAACTATGCAAAAAACCGAGAGGTCTCATACTCTGTACAGGTCCGACTGGACATGGTAAATCGACCACGCTCGCTGCGATGGTTAACCAAATCAATCGAAGTAAAGCCGTTCATATCATCACTATCGAGGACCCTATCGAATATCTGCACACTCATAACCTTTCCGTAATCAATCAGCGAGAACTCGGACAAGATACGAAGTCATTCGCTGGAGCGTTAAGAGCGTGCCTTCGTGAAGACCCAGACGTGATTCTCGTTGGTGAAATGCGCGACGTCGAAACGATAGCCTTAGCGATTACTGCCGCAGAAACGGGACACCTCGTCTTTGCAACTTTGCACACGAACAACTCGGCAGAATCTATTGACCGTATTATTGACGTCTTCCCTCCTGGCCAGCAGGAACAAATTAGAATCCAGTTGGCGAACAACCTTCAAGCCGTAATTTCTCAACAACTTCTACCACGTGCGGGCTCTCCGGGGCGAATCCCTGCTGTGGAGGTCATGATTTGTACTCCTGCTATCCGAAACTTGATTCGTGAGAACAAAACTCACCAAATTCCGTCAATGATACAGACGAGCGCTGCTGTAGGTATGCAAAGCATGGACCAAAACTTGCGCGACCTGTACCTCAAAGGCTTTATCACCTACGAGGACGCAATCAGTCGTGCCATCAACCCAGACGAATTCAAGAAGATGGTGCAAACGCCTCAAACCGTCACGGTCGGCGCTGGTCAAACCCCAGGAAGGTTACGATAA
- a CDS encoding ATPase, T2SS/T4P/T4SS family, whose amino-acid sequence MAIARQPLTDYLLQKGYLKPEQLAEAKKVQQQSHESDIGNILIQLGFVGEREVMEAKAQELGYKFVDLDREPCDSSAINVVPERIARQHTVIPYKKEGDRLYLATSNPSNILAIDDVRLASGLYVTPVMAVRGAIEDAIHRYYKSGEGNGLVTAGGPPSAPPISMRGDISKAIAEAGASREIAIEEDEQAAVQVAEQAPIIRLANALIQQAIADRSSDIHVEPQARGVRIRFRIDGVLHEAATIPKNLQAPLVSRYKIMAEMNIAERRLPQDGRIEIRHAGKDYDLRVSSIPTQWGEKIVMRILDKTSVLIGLEKLGFTEENQSQVDELINQPNGMFLSTGPTGAGKTTTQYAILHKLNSIERNIITIEDPVEYQLPGVSQVQVNRKAGLTFATALRHFLRQDPDIIMVGEMRDLETAEIAIEASLTGHLVLSTLHTNDAPSAVVRMVDIGVEPYLISATVIGVLAQRLARKNCNNCKEPYEVRQGDLRRFGFQIEDPDAPVVLYRGKGCEECKYTGFRGRIGIFELMRMNAEIAELVVRRAPLADIKEAAKANGMHELREDGLIKILQGITTPEEVMRVVFTAGF is encoded by the coding sequence ATGGCTATAGCACGTCAGCCTTTAACCGACTACCTTCTGCAAAAAGGTTATCTAAAGCCGGAACAACTTGCAGAAGCGAAGAAAGTACAGCAACAGTCGCATGAAAGCGACATCGGGAATATCTTGATTCAACTCGGGTTCGTAGGGGAACGCGAGGTCATGGAAGCCAAAGCCCAAGAACTGGGATATAAGTTCGTAGACCTCGACAGAGAACCCTGCGATTCTAGTGCTATCAACGTCGTTCCCGAGCGTATCGCTCGTCAGCATACGGTCATCCCTTATAAAAAGGAGGGAGACAGGCTGTACCTCGCCACTTCCAACCCATCCAACATCTTAGCGATCGATGATGTTCGCTTAGCGTCAGGGCTTTATGTAACTCCTGTTATGGCAGTGCGGGGAGCCATCGAAGACGCTATTCATCGCTATTACAAAAGTGGAGAAGGTAACGGGTTAGTTACTGCAGGAGGACCTCCTTCCGCGCCTCCGATTAGTATGAGAGGCGATATTAGCAAAGCCATCGCTGAAGCAGGGGCGAGCAGAGAAATCGCAATCGAAGAGGATGAACAAGCCGCTGTCCAAGTCGCGGAACAGGCTCCAATTATCCGTTTGGCTAACGCTCTCATCCAACAAGCCATCGCAGACCGATCATCGGATATCCATGTCGAACCGCAGGCTCGCGGTGTGCGAATTCGATTCCGCATAGACGGTGTTCTTCACGAAGCTGCCACGATTCCGAAAAACCTTCAAGCACCCCTGGTTAGCCGTTACAAAATCATGGCGGAAATGAATATCGCGGAACGTCGTCTTCCGCAAGACGGAAGAATCGAAATCCGTCACGCTGGAAAAGACTATGACCTTCGCGTAAGTTCGATTCCGACTCAGTGGGGCGAAAAAATCGTGATGCGTATTCTCGATAAGACGAGCGTTCTTATCGGGCTCGAGAAATTAGGCTTTACCGAAGAGAATCAATCCCAGGTTGACGAATTGATCAACCAGCCGAACGGAATGTTTCTTTCCACCGGACCTACCGGTGCTGGAAAAACGACGACGCAATATGCGATTCTCCACAAACTCAACTCCATCGAGCGCAACATCATCACGATCGAAGACCCAGTCGAGTACCAATTACCAGGTGTTTCGCAAGTACAAGTAAATAGAAAAGCAGGTTTAACGTTTGCAACCGCGCTTCGACACTTCTTACGCCAAGACCCAGACATCATCATGGTCGGTGAAATGCGCGACCTCGAAACGGCAGAAATCGCGATAGAAGCGTCGCTGACGGGTCACTTGGTTCTTTCGACGCTTCACACGAACGATGCTCCTTCGGCAGTAGTTCGTATGGTGGATATCGGCGTCGAGCCGTATCTCATCTCGGCGACCGTCATCGGTGTTCTCGCTCAGCGCTTGGCAAGGAAGAATTGCAATAACTGCAAAGAACCTTACGAAGTGCGTCAAGGAGACTTGCGTCGTTTCGGATTTCAGATTGAAGACCCAGATGCACCGGTAGTGCTTTACCGAGGCAAAGGGTGCGAGGAATGCAAATACACCGGTTTCAGAGGGCGTATCGGTATCTTCGAACTTATGCGCATGAATGCGGAAATTGCGGAACTCGTGGTTCGAAGGGCGCCGTTAGCAGACATTAAAGAAGCCGCAAAGGCGAACGGAATGCACGAACTTCGAGAAGATGGTTTGATAAAAATCCTTCAAGGAATCACCACTCCAGAAGAAGTCATGCGCGTCGTCTTCACGGCTGGATTCTAA
- a CDS encoding prepilin-type N-terminal cleavage/methylation domain-containing protein, giving the protein MNRRARALTLIELLVVIVVLAVGILTFIRIYPRGFFTLSLSRDYAKAQALARREIDRLERNAENLPLQILAVRYNVVNIGGNDVWQLVADATVSPFTLGAGGIIDEDGYIDVDNKDVFWRYYNDANRFRRVIGDGGAIPVPKQVGNHFGCLRILQFAPIAYGPDYDPNLLLVYSNDMIGEPLMETQAGQSIKNPALYQFKYDNEVPQMWLPGIAGRDVRYKINFSFYVSDPTTGYQRVDVIDQVVTVTENASFGDPLEADYDPATNTVKPFDLLAIAGVGGQFRGLDPDSITANRLFDPIPESSVFDPTYPYEYKVLNAELGMLLFNPIAYRYREPRPRGTRPLVAQVNYDVLDWHIIRDEFRADNTKRPLHKLSLERIKAIGNLQNDQRRYPGLGIPFPDGTGNFVQMDVAVIDLETGGLVLPFVNPNNWSEGRSYKIDYLRGTISLGSPFNPPPQNQEDLAQSITILPPGTSQSPITGINPAGRNFRVLYQAHNDWAVQVLKASARFRIVGSYLPGDQLGVGECYVGGWDSNLAGLPTRVYFPWCELGSKVTIREIWYWADGVLKTMRDQDFLIRAPRPQDTPNLPYIDITDVDASADTFDWQTYGYAVRGVAGATVRARVLWNTDRKEDVPGNTANDIQERMFLHDRWTEKWRYVIVESYLSRRDAL; this is encoded by the coding sequence ATGAATCGTAGAGCGAGAGCACTCACTCTTATCGAGTTGCTGGTGGTTATCGTCGTTTTGGCGGTAGGCATTCTTACTTTTATACGAATCTATCCGAGAGGATTTTTTACACTCTCGCTGAGTAGGGATTACGCTAAAGCGCAGGCATTGGCGAGAAGGGAGATAGACCGTTTAGAGAGAAACGCAGAAAATCTTCCATTGCAAATTCTCGCCGTGCGATACAACGTCGTGAACATTGGCGGAAACGATGTTTGGCAACTCGTTGCAGATGCGACCGTATCTCCGTTCACTCTCGGTGCGGGGGGGATCATCGACGAAGACGGTTATATCGATGTGGATAATAAAGACGTCTTCTGGCGCTACTATAACGATGCGAACCGATTCAGAAGAGTCATCGGAGACGGCGGCGCGATTCCCGTTCCTAAACAGGTGGGGAATCATTTCGGGTGTTTGCGGATTTTGCAATTCGCCCCCATTGCTTATGGGCCCGATTACGATCCGAATCTTTTGCTGGTTTACAGCAACGATATGATCGGTGAGCCGTTGATGGAAACCCAAGCGGGGCAGTCTATCAAAAACCCAGCACTTTATCAATTCAAATACGATAACGAAGTGCCGCAAATGTGGCTTCCCGGAATTGCAGGTCGGGATGTGCGTTATAAAATCAATTTCAGTTTTTATGTAAGCGACCCGACTACTGGATATCAGCGTGTAGATGTCATAGACCAGGTCGTAACCGTTACGGAAAATGCGTCATTCGGCGATCCTTTAGAAGCGGATTACGACCCCGCTACGAACACGGTCAAACCGTTCGATTTGTTGGCAATCGCCGGCGTGGGGGGGCAATTTCGAGGACTCGATCCAGATTCCATTACGGCAAATCGCCTTTTCGACCCTATTCCCGAATCGAGCGTATTCGACCCGACTTATCCTTACGAATACAAAGTTCTCAATGCGGAATTGGGAATGCTTCTTTTCAACCCTATTGCTTATCGATATCGAGAACCGCGCCCGAGAGGAACGCGACCGCTCGTCGCGCAAGTCAATTACGACGTTTTGGATTGGCATATCATTCGCGACGAGTTCCGCGCGGACAATACGAAGCGTCCGCTCCATAAATTGAGCCTCGAACGCATTAAAGCCATCGGGAATCTGCAAAACGACCAGCGACGTTATCCCGGCTTAGGCATCCCCTTCCCGGATGGCACAGGAAACTTCGTCCAAATGGACGTCGCCGTAATCGATTTAGAAACGGGGGGGCTCGTGCTTCCGTTCGTGAATCCGAATAATTGGAGTGAGGGCAGGAGTTATAAAATTGATTATTTGCGTGGAACGATTTCTTTAGGCAGTCCATTCAATCCCCCCCCGCAGAATCAAGAAGATTTGGCGCAATCCATTACGATTCTCCCCCCCGGGACATCTCAATCGCCCATTACGGGAATCAATCCTGCGGGAAGAAATTTCCGCGTGTTATACCAAGCTCATAACGATTGGGCGGTTCAAGTACTCAAGGCTTCAGCGAGATTTCGTATCGTAGGTTCCTATTTGCCAGGTGACCAGTTGGGAGTCGGCGAATGTTATGTGGGGGGGTGGGACAGCAACCTCGCAGGTCTCCCCACTCGTGTTTACTTTCCTTGGTGCGAACTCGGAAGCAAAGTCACGATACGCGAGATTTGGTATTGGGCGGATGGTGTTTTGAAAACGATGCGCGATCAAGATTTTTTGATTCGAGCACCTCGTCCGCAAGATACTCCGAACCTTCCTTATATAGACATCACGGATGTGGATGCGAGTGCGGACACATTCGATTGGCAAACTTATGGTTATGCCGTGCGTGGTGTCGCTGGCGCAACGGTGCGTGCGAGAGTGTTATGGAACACAGACCGCAAAGAAGACGTCCCTGGAAACACTGCCAACGACATTCAAGAACGTATGTTTCTGCATGACCGTTGGACGGAAAAATGGCGGTATGTAATCGTAGAAAGTTATCTTTCGAGGAGGGACGCTTTATAA
- a CDS encoding type II secretion system F family protein: protein MPVYAYTYRDASGAIHKGTTEADSEEVLRKRFSEQDMQILEVQLLKGRRSRPKSFGRVKLTNLALFCRQFSTMVDAGVSLVRCLDVLAQQTTDPRLKKIILDVGERVEGGESLSRAMQRHPKAFSNLFIGLIRAGEVGGVLEEALQRLSQFLEKDVELRRKIRSALTYPTIVIFFALGIVIFLVSFIIPRFVEVFTDLGIKELPAATKLLIDISNFITTKWYFLIGGLILFLIVWKAFVNTHFGRRVVDRLKLKVPIFGKLHHKICLARFSRTLGTLLASGVPILQAMETTAGVVGNHIISDAVMEARSRIREGERIGEPLERSRQFPPMVVHMISVGEESGSLDYMLQKIADFYEGEVEATLASLTAALEPVLIVILGFIVGFIVISMFLPLIQAVQNLSQGDALQG from the coding sequence ATGCCGGTTTATGCATACACCTATCGAGATGCATCAGGAGCAATCCATAAGGGAACAACTGAAGCAGACAGCGAGGAAGTCCTTCGCAAACGTTTTAGCGAACAGGACATGCAAATCCTCGAAGTCCAGTTGCTGAAAGGAAGACGCTCACGTCCGAAAAGTTTTGGAAGAGTAAAACTCACCAACCTCGCACTATTTTGTCGCCAGTTTTCTACGATGGTAGATGCTGGCGTTTCGTTGGTGCGCTGTTTAGACGTTTTGGCTCAGCAAACGACAGACCCTCGTTTGAAAAAAATCATCCTCGACGTCGGTGAGCGAGTCGAGGGGGGGGAATCTCTGAGCCGCGCAATGCAGCGTCATCCCAAAGCTTTCAGTAATTTGTTTATCGGTTTGATTCGCGCAGGAGAAGTAGGCGGTGTATTGGAAGAGGCATTACAACGTCTGAGTCAGTTTTTGGAAAAAGACGTGGAACTGCGCCGCAAGATTCGTTCGGCATTGACTTATCCCACGATCGTTATATTTTTCGCGCTAGGTATCGTGATTTTCCTGGTGTCCTTCATCATTCCTCGTTTCGTAGAAGTTTTCACCGATTTGGGAATCAAAGAACTTCCTGCCGCAACGAAACTTCTCATCGATATCAGCAACTTCATCACGACGAAATGGTATTTCCTCATCGGCGGCTTGATTCTGTTTTTGATTGTTTGGAAAGCATTCGTGAATACGCATTTCGGGCGTCGCGTGGTGGATAGATTGAAACTCAAAGTTCCTATTTTCGGAAAACTGCACCACAAAATTTGTTTGGCGAGATTCAGCCGAACTTTGGGCACCTTACTCGCTTCTGGTGTTCCGATTCTTCAAGCGATGGAAACGACCGCAGGAGTAGTCGGAAATCACATCATTTCCGATGCGGTGATGGAAGCACGCTCGAGAATCCGCGAAGGTGAACGCATCGGTGAACCTTTGGAACGAAGCCGTCAATTCCCTCCGATGGTCGTGCATATGATCAGTGTCGGAGAAGAATCCGGTTCTTTGGATTACATGTTGCAAAAGATTGCGGACTTCTACGAGGGTGAAGTGGAAGCGACCCTTGCGAGTTTGACAGCGGCTCTCGAACCGGTTCTGATTGTGATTCTTGGCTTCATCGTCGGCTTCATCGTGATTTCGATGTTTTTGCCGCTGATTCAAGCCGTGCAAAACCTTTCGCAAGGCGACGCATTGCAAGGATAA
- a CDS encoding type II secretion system protein, which translates to MRKHGFTLIELLTVIAIIAILAAILFPVFQRVKTAAKRSADMSNMQTLHSALKLYQTDQGGYPPLLLQVVEYKQGQQLPVDRLARAYLYKSRVKDADVFKSVMNDADRFSITNACWPERDPESDPGNPNDYQAFGPTDVVLYKHLGIDPTFLTEGLYTQDDPAQFYTWDTYDVSPEYRPVSCGTIPPNALRYELRYTLFWTQQGLLLGGGPNDNPRQLGYNEPDETTVVTWNNMYRLPYQIDPTVNYPGYSNVKVPRRENADLVLLLSGTVKPADSQQLYFKSWRFNQNP; encoded by the coding sequence ATGCGTAAACATGGCTTTACATTAATTGAACTTTTGACCGTCATTGCCATTATCGCGATTTTGGCGGCGATTCTTTTCCCCGTATTTCAGAGGGTGAAAACGGCGGCGAAGAGGTCAGCCGATATGTCGAATATGCAGACCCTGCATTCGGCTTTGAAACTCTACCAAACGGACCAAGGGGGGTATCCGCCTCTTCTTTTGCAGGTTGTGGAGTACAAGCAGGGCCAGCAACTACCTGTGGACAGGCTCGCCCGTGCCTATTTATATAAAAGTCGCGTCAAGGATGCTGACGTTTTCAAGAGCGTGATGAACGATGCTGACCGTTTCTCGATTACCAACGCATGTTGGCCAGAGAGAGACCCCGAAAGCGATCCAGGAAATCCGAACGATTACCAAGCCTTCGGACCTACGGACGTGGTGCTTTATAAGCATTTAGGAATAGACCCGACATTTCTCACCGAAGGGCTTTATACACAAGACGACCCCGCGCAGTTTTATACTTGGGATACGTACGATGTTTCACCGGAATACCGTCCGGTAAGTTGCGGAACCATCCCTCCGAACGCATTGCGATACGAACTGCGCTACACGCTGTTTTGGACACAGCAGGGATTGCTTTTGGGTGGGGGGCCGAACGATAACCCTCGCCAATTGGGATACAACGAACCCGATGAAACCACCGTCGTAACCTGGAACAACATGTACCGTCTCCCCTATCAAATTGACCCGACGGTGAACTATCCCGGTTATTCGAATGTGAAAGTGCCGCGTCGAGAAAATGCAGATTTAGTGCTTCTGCTTTCCGGAACCGTAAAGCCTGCGGATTCACAGCAACTTTATTTCAAATCGTGGAGGTTCAATCAAAACCCGTAG
- a CDS encoding prepilin peptidase, producing MFWEWTSLVGFIIGAFIGSFLNVVIYRLPRKMSLIAPSSHCPHCNHPLGVLDLVPLLSFLVFRARCRYCKAKISWRYFVVEFITAIVWGALWWKYLVAASDPIGFVAFALASSALIAVLFIDLATFTIPDSLNVFLLLVGIAYNVWLWLDGSASAFTLIGGWNVPSSIVGAFFGGLIFFVVALAGRIVFRKDAMGHGDIKLARGIGALLFFPAEFLAFGLSIALGALLGGLLLLLSPKETVEVEGEEVPEPPEPIGSLMKCGIGYVFGLDVIGFFFSKFDRWWFGVQEEAEGEESEDWVPGPTTIPFGPYLAMSAILTILFEEQMLGLVRRYWDWVMGGS from the coding sequence ATGTTCTGGGAATGGACTTCGTTGGTCGGATTCATTATTGGAGCCTTTATCGGGAGTTTTCTCAATGTCGTAATTTATCGTCTCCCGCGCAAGATGTCTCTCATAGCACCTTCCAGCCATTGTCCTCATTGCAATCATCCTCTCGGTGTTCTCGACCTGGTTCCTTTACTCAGTTTCTTAGTGTTTCGTGCGCGGTGTCGTTATTGTAAGGCGAAAATTTCTTGGAGATATTTCGTCGTCGAATTCATTACAGCGATCGTTTGGGGGGCGCTTTGGTGGAAATACTTGGTCGCCGCTTCCGATCCCATAGGATTCGTCGCCTTTGCTCTTGCAAGTTCTGCTCTGATAGCCGTTCTTTTCATTGACCTTGCCACCTTCACCATTCCGGATTCGCTCAATGTTTTTCTTCTCTTGGTAGGAATCGCTTATAACGTTTGGCTTTGGTTAGATGGTTCGGCCAGCGCATTCACACTCATCGGAGGTTGGAACGTGCCTTCCTCAATAGTAGGTGCCTTCTTCGGTGGGTTGATTTTTTTTGTTGTCGCTTTAGCCGGAAGAATAGTTTTTCGAAAGGATGCTATGGGGCACGGAGATATCAAATTGGCTCGAGGAATCGGTGCTCTTTTATTCTTCCCAGCAGAATTCCTGGCATTCGGGTTGTCTATCGCGCTCGGTGCTCTGCTCGGAGGATTGCTCCTTCTCCTTTCGCCGAAAGAAACCGTAGAGGTAGAGGGTGAGGAAGTTCCAGAGCCCCCAGAGCCAATCGGAAGCCTTATGAAATGCGGGATCGGATACGTGTTCGGGCTGGATGTTATTGGCTTTTTCTTCTCAAAATTCGACCGGTGGTGGTTCGGAGTGCAAGAAGAAGCGGAGGGTGAAGAGAGCGAGGATTGGGTACCAGGTCCCACTACCATCCCATTCGGTCCCTATTTGGCTATGAGCGCAATCTTAACAATCCTCTTCGAAGAGCAAATGCTCGGGCTCGTAAGAAGATACTGGGATTGGGTTATGGGGGGTTCGTGA
- a CDS encoding prepilin-type N-terminal cleavage/methylation domain-containing protein, which yields MKMMSSFEKRNRVTEPKRHYGFTLIELLIVMAILTVLLALISIPLIQGMRLTQAGQAFASAQNRARLIVEKIRNELTIAAAVFDNAAPSASIEVQVPIRDANSKQFLGYGSVYLSGAKLDFIEPAKGDPGLVGANGALINPGRGKEDPTLKAPIGQIVLPLAPGTVITRYWIGLKDPLRDYLNPHEINVFGDALTAAANRTENLYVLYHAQVAPYVWDPAAGQYVPNTAFFAVDNQGRPIIDDPGFFLYNPRQPIDNLAAHRARLANWMRIATIVSHDIRDDMLVASIDESTREGIYDPYPYQANTEVLRVRSLVRFSPMKVTNESATGNKVLRSGVEITDYKTRHASEYFETEMIAWSQDSILRVFRGDFRIDPYFLTRYRQPSGGVNPFEIFEIETVVFNPTQDVDEFNDGDLVFEMTKYLNETLTGTGRIGPHVFPKPSTLGAMELVLYSVDYRRGLVKMSFPIKDALGYVPTVSTAVANNNLTGWQNSATGGASQDAKEKGRRFIDLRSLTGLQPDDFNPLGTSYKGWTLDAHIVPGSEIVIAPDQRPGPNYGNPIRYSRVAITQKPGINQYRINYVDLPEPNWTLLGLPDPSTNSDVATYILPQYKKGYIEFNSDQNAPLPDGNIVISVDFQMNKPEDSITVDYSTAQQMVVELTVRRYPGGGYTDAQAVTVREVVAVRNFIR from the coding sequence ATGAAAATGATGTCATCTTTCGAAAAACGGAATAGAGTAACGGAACCGAAACGACATTACGGTTTTACACTCATCGAATTGCTCATCGTCATGGCGATTTTGACGGTGCTTCTTGCGTTGATTTCGATTCCTCTCATTCAAGGTATGCGCTTGACACAGGCGGGTCAAGCCTTCGCATCGGCGCAAAACCGCGCAAGGTTAATTGTCGAAAAAATTCGAAACGAACTCACCATTGCAGCGGCGGTTTTCGATAATGCAGCACCCTCTGCATCCATCGAAGTGCAAGTGCCGATTCGTGATGCGAATTCGAAACAGTTTTTAGGATATGGAAGCGTGTATCTCTCCGGCGCAAAACTCGATTTCATCGAACCCGCGAAGGGAGACCCAGGTCTCGTTGGAGCGAACGGTGCGCTCATCAATCCAGGAAGAGGAAAAGAAGACCCGACTCTCAAAGCTCCGATCGGACAAATCGTACTTCCCCTCGCCCCTGGAACCGTAATCACTCGTTATTGGATTGGTTTGAAAGACCCTTTGCGAGACTATTTGAATCCTCACGAAATCAATGTGTTCGGTGATGCTCTCACGGCTGCAGCGAATCGCACGGAAAATCTTTACGTGTTGTATCACGCTCAGGTCGCTCCGTACGTTTGGGATCCTGCTGCTGGTCAATACGTGCCGAACACCGCGTTTTTCGCTGTGGACAATCAAGGCAGACCTATCATTGACGACCCTGGTTTCTTTCTTTACAACCCGAGACAGCCGATAGACAACCTCGCAGCGCATCGTGCTCGTTTGGCGAATTGGATGCGGATCGCAACCATAGTTTCGCACGATATCCGAGACGATATGTTGGTCGCTTCGATAGATGAATCTACACGGGAAGGAATTTACGACCCCTATCCCTATCAAGCAAATACCGAGGTTTTACGCGTTCGTTCGTTGGTTCGTTTTTCGCCGATGAAGGTTACGAACGAATCGGCAACAGGAAATAAAGTGCTTCGAAGCGGTGTCGAAATCACGGATTACAAAACTCGGCATGCATCGGAATATTTCGAAACAGAGATGATAGCGTGGTCGCAGGATTCCATCTTACGAGTATTTCGCGGTGATTTTCGCATAGACCCGTATTTTCTTACACGCTATCGTCAACCGAGCGGGGGGGTGAATCCTTTCGAGATCTTCGAAATCGAAACGGTCGTATTCAATCCGACGCAGGATGTGGATGAATTTAACGATGGCGATCTCGTTTTCGAGATGACGAAATATCTGAACGAGACATTAACGGGTACCGGAAGAATCGGACCTCACGTTTTCCCGAAACCTTCCACGTTAGGAGCGATGGAATTAGTGCTTTATTCCGTGGATTATCGGAGAGGTTTGGTGAAGATGAGTTTTCCGATTAAAGACGCATTAGGGTACGTTCCGACGGTAAGCACAGCCGTTGCGAACAACAACCTCACGGGTTGGCAAAATAGCGCGACAGGGGGGGCTTCGCAGGATGCGAAAGAGAAGGGAAGACGCTTCATCGATTTGCGCTCCTTAACCGGATTGCAACCCGACGATTTCAATCCGCTGGGAACGAGTTATAAGGGATGGACGCTCGATGCGCATATCGTCCCCGGAAGTGAGATCGTGATTGCTCCTGACCAAAGACCCGGTCCGAATTACGGTAATCCGATACGATATTCGAGAGTCGCAATTACACAAAAACCGGGAATCAATCAGTATCGAATCAATTACGTGGACTTACCGGAGCCGAATTGGACGCTTTTAGGTTTGCCCGACCCGAGCACGAATAGCGATGTGGCGACGTATATTCTTCCCCAATATAAGAAGGGATATATCGAATTCAATTCCGACCAGAATGCCCCGTTGCCGGATGGAAACATCGTCATCTCGGTGGATTTCCAAATGAATAAACCCGAAGATTCTATAACGGTGGACTACAGCACGGCTCAACAAATGGTCGTCGAATTGACGGTTCGCCGCTATCCAGGGGGGGGATATACGGACGCACAAGCAGTGACCGTTCGAGAGGTCGTTGCGGTAAGGAATTTTATTCGCTAA